One Alnus glutinosa chromosome 13, dhAlnGlut1.1, whole genome shotgun sequence genomic window, ttactaaaccattaggccatgtgttttattatgtcctcatattaaagttttattccctttattatttacagtactgtgtattaaaattattgtttatttaatacatgaattgaggaatatatattttaaatttaaattgtttaaatataaattgtttgatgcctagacctaagaataattaacaataccatatatactggtgtgtttacagtaatatctaagaatgcaatgtcggggaaagttctggcaaggaaagtcttgggatttaagtgtgtccggtgtgacccccctcactttcctgggagctcatctgcttgcaccttggaaaatgctgtttaccccttttaagtattggtttgttatattcctggggatattcagggggcatctataaagttgttagatgttaatgaagtagcaattatcatgataattttgggagagccacagcatcccaattttgaatgacaattgcatcaagattacacacacgtaattatcataataattatgggagagccaaagcatcccatttttgtatgataattacatcaggattacacgcatgaacctcataaagatatattagatgttcatgaattacagcgtgattattatgattttgggagagccaaagcatcctaattttgtaataattgcataaggatcgtacacatgaacttcatatagaaaaattaacatcgtattgtaattaattcataaatttaattacctatccccaaagggaagtttttatttttgtgacttaattagaataagataacaaatttagtattaaaagtaaaatttctttcggttgcccaaaggtacgaagaattttattttttaatatttaaatttgctttagtcttattaataaagagtaaatttcatgcgtgatgcaacctttgcccaaaggtaggttgaaatttactatttaaattggcattggctaatttaaaataaagttgatatcgtcttgtagttaattcataaatttaattacttatccccaaagggaagtttttatttttatgacttaattagaataagataacaaatttagtattaaaagtaaaatttctttcggttgcccaaaggtacgaagaattttatttattaatatttaaatttgctttagtcttattaataaagagtaaatttcattcgtgatgcaacctttgcccacaggtaggttgaaatttactatttaaattggcattggctaatttaaaataaagttaattcatagcattaaagtatttattttatttttaggttattgcagctattcatattactctaccTTGGTAGTTtcatattccaatacattatgctaatatttttctgactaaaaaatattaatatgcttattcatttggggtgttaaaaattttggtgctccgtgtggacaaatcacctactcccgcggaattaagtacgccacgtgagattattaagcatgaacggtgggagtgatttaatcacttaagttagatgttcatgaaatctcatgtcactaaagtcatcagggatttattcctgaatgttttagagccaaagttttataaaggttgtttatgaacatttagtaagttcaaacaaaacttggccagaaccctaatagaaaaagctttaaggacaaaccttttacagtttctaaagtgtttataatATCATTATAGGAATGAATGATATTAtagcttagcttaagtccctaaagattgagattttttgagtcattattggtcattttatttttgaattctctcttctaagtgtagaattttatcttgtaacacacgtaaggataaatggttagtaaataaacttctaaccatgtgtgttcaaggatatgagagaatccataaaatgtttacatgattactcatgttaagGGAAAGACCGATAAGTGCAATCATGCCCAACAATTAAAgtatgagaataaggtgccaataaagtattatggcaatcaagatacctatttctcatgcaataagaaaaaaattaagggcatatataGAAAGATTGCGtgaagtatgagaaatgacttaaaataaagataatctcatatatctagtatgtcgtgaatctcttttagtgactcattcaaatatgttgtggattgattatggtttaacaatccacgttgtcaacacaaatgcagaatctttttaaaagtgaataacacgtgtttataatttgagcttgttgggatctataggttaattttaaaattcagttataattttgacctcaaaaatgatttatattccataatctttttgaaatatattttctagtttggcttgttaaaaatttcaatttttattttaaacttgaaatttttcttatttttggtggaatattggttggggtttatttaaagtctatttaaaattgacctacatcccaatttttgaaacaaaattatttgtttatttctgcatactgatgttgacgtaaagtagagtctttgagaatttaaaatgctatggttatggctttggagattgaaatatatctccatacagtaaataaaagtcggtaatttactgactttgattcttgtgtggactgcataagggaaagcataccaacaagaccattagaggtgccaaagagagccttttaaaattcttgagatcatgtacattgaaaggtgttaacctttccatactcattgcctaaatggtcagagatatttttatctcttttagtgatgaccatataaagtttatgtatctctatcttctaaatattaaagttggggtattgaatgtttttaatacctataaggaagaagaagagaaacaatatgaagatcataagatctaatataggcatagagtattaaggtaggtacacacaaaggggaaatgattagtaatactaaactgctattacccttatagagtaaagctttgaagaccgttgtgtatatgttaaacaggatttcatctaaggttgtccttatgacaccttttaaagtatgaaatagatggaagcttagtttacattatttacacatatggggttgccttgctaaagagaggatttataatcctcgccttaggaaattagattcaaggacaaccagtggatcttttataagctatctagtaaactttaaagggttttaatgttttattatccttcatataatcttagggttgttgattgtaaaatttctagaggatgcagaacctagtgggagtgctcattcacataaattggaatttgaggaagcactagagttggccaagtctcctcctcatagaggatgaatGATTGAATTCaggaaaaatcagattgattatcctgagccacaatcatttctagaacaaccaattcatacagaacaggttcaaaagtctattctcccattgcaaaatgcagaggaagtagaattaagaaaatcctatagaataagtagatcaacaattcttagtgatcatgttgtatacctcccagagtctgatgttgacattggacataaagatgatccaaatttgttttcacatgctatgaatggagaaaactcctcattgagattcagtgtcatgaagtgagagttaagtccatggctgaagggtcgagctagactcgtagccaatggttttactcataaggaaggcattgattatcgtgaaacattctctccagtgtctaaggatggttcatcaagatgatcatagcattagtagcttattttttatccagagctacatcaagtggatgcgaaaacaacttttctgaatagggatcttaaggacgaggtttacatgaaacaatcaaaaggttttataaacaacagtcagaaagcttgcaaattaaagaattctatttatgggctgtgatagatctctcaatggtaagatactttttacaaggttattgtttatagaaaaccttgttgattagtatatataccttaaggtcagtgggagtacagtaatctttctagtcctatatttcCAAGTGATGATTTAgatttgctacataaagttcatttcacaaaactttgaaatgaaggatttgggtgaaacctcttatgtcttttgacatagagattcacagagacataaagaatattaacattgtctcggaaggcctacattgaaaaaaaatttggaaaaaatttagaatgaaggatttgcacattcagtagcaattaagagggactaattaaatacagattaatgtcccaaaaggtattggaataagggcagatgaaaagttttaagcgtctgcattatacataaccatatgactgacaataagtatattgagtcaataaagtgctgcaaataaagccttgcggtatatgcaaggaaccaagaagaacaacttaacctaaggatacactttccatttgaaggtggttagttgtttagatttgagtttgctgattgtgtagatagtagaaagtctactctaaggtatatatctttttattgaaggatagatcctagagatgcagtttgcagactatagttgctacgtctaccaagaaagctaaaagtctagcgtgctatgaatttggtacacaggcatgaaggttgagacatttgttgaaagtctcaatcttgtcgattttacagttagaccataaagatactctgcggtaattctactataatcttcttttataagaataaagagtagaagcagaagtaaatcgacattaagtatctcagtacgagagataacattaagagatataaagggtctattgagcatataagtactgaattaatgattgcggatcccatgacttaaagtttaccggtaaagaaagaataaagtcatgcggaatatatgagacttattaattcattttcacttggtttgtctctttttggtctatagacataaagttattgtaataaagattttttgtgcacatttgttattttatccatgaggataaataaagttggacccgaatgacttataggaagttcattcataaagcttgattatccataaggtactcatgtaaggagtgttttacatcgtgatacatggaagggacgacctaattttataatggttttaccgccatgattcgtgtgaaacatttcttaactgagttggaggattccataaaagattggccaaaactaaagaacctaataccatatggtcatgtgttataaagtccaagtgggagaatgtaatatattattcctttttggttgtggcctttatatcacatttacggtatttactatgtttattatttttcaataaacatatacggcattatggatatttccattaatttagattaccgtaaatatggaatcggtattatggttatttctattaatttagattaccgtaaatatggaatcggttaattgattttaaaatcaattaacgatattgtttccttgatggaaggaaacaaatacggtgtttaccattttgagggtccctaacctagcctataaatagagtgcctgtgtacaccatcagtacagccatcaagcaataggcataggttagaagatccctcaaataatctttcttgttcttcagatggatcgtggagacgcttgagcaaacatggctagaggtaagcctgaatcctgtttattcgttttccgctgcgcatgttagattaaataatatgttgattatttctaacattaaTACCTCCCTCTTTCTCATCGTTGTCATGAAATTAATTGTAAAACTACAATAGCAACAGCCATAGTCAAGATAAAGTCAACGAAATCTTGTCCGTATGCTCTCAGGAAAAGAAACACACACAATACAAATGCAACATATTAATTTTCCTTTGAATTAccttgaataaattatataattaaagaaCAATAAATTACATGATAaatgttataatataaattaaagaataatgatatataccacatttttaatttttaatcttataaCTATTCCACAATGTTGATGTGAAAGTCTCAACaaactcttgaattttttttaacaatgactgattcaatggttgattgaGACTTACACATCAACATTGTGAGATAATATGAAGTTATGCTTTAATATGGTACTAGAAAAAATGTTTCGAATTCAAACCCTTAGTCCATAGTTAGGTGGTAAATTAACAGTAAACTATGGTAAGCAAATTTCAATGTGATGAACTATACATTTGCAAACTAGGTTattccttgtaggataaggatttcctacaattttaaaaaaagttgtaaatTCTAAAATTGCGAAATTCAGGACATTCCTAGCATCGAACGACTTGAGAAATGCCACTTATTTTGTAGGATAAAGATTtcctacaatttcaaaaaagttgtAAATTCTAAAATTGCGAAATTCAAGACATTCCTAGCATCAAACGACTTGAGAAATGCCACCTATTTTGTATGATAAGGATTTCctacaatttcaaaattaaaaaattaaaaaaaagaatctaaattCTAAAATTACGAAATTCGAGAGGTTTTTTGCATCGAACGGCTTGAAAAATTCCATATTTTTGCCGTTCGATGCAAAGAACAACCTAAATTCCATAATTTTAgaatctttgaaattgtaggggTCTCGATCCTTGTAGTGGTATGTTGCATATTGTTTGTTGTATAACATAAATTTCATTGTTTAGTGATTGAACTGCtgcataatttcttttttgaaaaaacaaattataataAGTGCTCACTCTCACATGTATTAACCAGCTAAGCTTTCTGTTTTTCTCACTgtgtacatatttttttaatggaatatatGGCACGTGGCAAGgttattataggaatataataaaaaaatagtctttttgccatactttggtagtttgatgagtcactttaatacacttgaaaatttagaagattattttaaaatcggttgttagttcaagtagtttttttatattttttttaagaaataaatactgaatatgttaattatgagagttaattgagaattttctagatttttaagaaacaatagaaaatattttcaaatgtaATGGGTTTTCTCGCATTTAAGGGGAAGTTGGGAATGCCCCGCCTTCCCCTCCACGGTTAATGTCTTTGATCGGTGCAGGTCACAGCATGGGGGGCTCCACACGGAAAACTTCCTCCAATCAAAAAAGCGGAAAGTTGATACTGTCACCGCAAAAGAACAGGCTCAAGGTGTTTACGAGAATGAGAAATGTATGATTGAAGAAAAGGATGCAAGAGACCAAGATTCTAAACCACAAACTTCTTGCCTTGGAACCGACTATAGGTATATAAAAGGCTATAaggttctttttatttttctttttctttttttcctttagcttttttcttttttctttttctttttcataaattCAATCTATTAAGCTTGCTTGTTCTTCAATCCTTCGTAGCTTTAGCCTTGGAACTTACTATAGGTAAAAGGCTATAaggttcttttccttttcttttttttttctttttttttttcataaattcaatttattaagtTACATGTATTCAAAATGCATATAattcttatataatttttaatagaaCATGTATGCATATGTATGTTTTGAATACACatcagtttaatagattagattagaaaaaattcttccaactaaatttaaagaaaaattagaacTTTCTTTATTAATgtgttgtgttttttgttttttatttgaaaaaatattctgATTTTATATAAAGATGAAAACTGACTTTGtgtttttaataatgttttatgattgaattgtttgttattattactttttttttttcaggaaagaagaaaaattttaacaaaggAGAGAACGAAAGCAAGATATTTAAGAATATCTTGTAAATGTAAAAATTAGTTTAGTGATGAAGATCATGTCAATTATAAGTATAACTCAAACCCAACGTATTATGTGGGCTGTTTACAAACACATAATTTACTGtttttatatctatttttcTCAACAGTAAAGTTTCATGTGCGCTCAAgcactttaaaaaattatttttacatataaAACGAATAATGAGGTTGTCTCTATATACTTTGGGATTGTAAGAGATATTGTTGATAGGgcctttgatttttatttttttatttttttttatttttaggaaaaatgtaaaattagtttttatgGTTGGCGTAaattacaaatctcttcttGTCGCATCAAAGTTAATTCAGAGGTTCCTGGGATAttctaaaaaaacaatttagttCCTACCAagagtcaaattttgttaaaacatttgTTAGCGATTCGAACAACAAATGTGAAAGTCTTAATTTGTATGGCACACCTGTCTAAGCATATTTTGGCCATGGATGGGTGGGAATTAATGAGATTTTAAGaagcaaattaaagaaaatggaaaaagaaaaagttgacaTGGTTTACACGATAAGGTTAAGGGAAGCATCTCAAAACCCCGCATCATTTCTCTTGCTTTTTATTACATACTGCATTACTCCACTTTACACTCAAACTAAAATtcaatattcttaatttttgtaCAATAACCGCATCTAAGATTTAATTCTTTtgcttttcctttatttacttttgaattttttgtttgtcccccataaaaaagaaaagtgtacAATAAAATTTGTCACATTTTGGTGTTCATAAAGAGAATATCATTATAAACACATCGTTAAGATAACACAAAATTTGATGCGAACCAACTAGCTAGCAAGTAACAAAATACAGAAATGATAAATCGGGCAGGTTCGTAAAGGGAACTTATTAAATAATACTTCTaataatcaagaaatgaaactTATATACAAAATTGTTCAGTCTCTCAACAACACAGCATGCCTAGCTCATGAGTCAGAATTTAACTTCAGCTAGTAATCTCTAGTTGGAATTAATATAAATTCATGTAATAATCACCGATATTCACTAATAtttatgcttaattaattattatattataagaTGATTTTACATTTCAAAAAGTCAAGTTACAAGCATTTGATTAATATTGAGGAAGATCAGAAATGTCTCGTAAATTCATTAACAGTCTACGTATTAATATACAGATTAatctataatattttaattaattttttttaatattttgattagCCCCAAGAATATGTTTGGGGATACTGAAAACAAGTTTTGTTGGCTTTTCTTCTTTGTCCACTTACTTTGCATCACTTCTCTTGCTTTTATCTCATGCATTTACACTCAAACTAAAATTCCATATTCAATTAACAATTCTAGACCTACAAGCTTGATAGATTTGTAATGACAAAATGGAATAATTTAGGCATCCAGATGATTATGGACAggattgattaaaaatatagaaataacCGATGACAGATTGCTATGGATCCAGATTTTAGTAATTTCATCAAATACATTTTTATCATCCTAACGATAATGGCCATCCAAGGAATagataactatatatatatatatggattcaGGTTTTAGTAATTTCATCAAATACATTTGAGTAATTTCATTGCCCATGCATATACCTTTTAGTAATTTCATTAATACATTTTTCAGCTGGGACCCACCAGCTACACCTATCATCTTTATATCGCATTATCTCTCAATTCTAGCCACCTCTCCCTCTCGGTTGTGTCGTGTGCTTTGACTATCATCTTGGACTAGCACGTGTAAGATCTTGAGAGAGATGGAGTGCTGTCCTCATGACAGTTTAACTCTTGCGCACCACTTGATATACAGAGAAGAGCTGAAAAAAGACGATGAGAAGAAAGTTGATTGCAGGTGGTGCGGCAAACCAATATGGGGTTCCGTCCACAAATGCGTGGAATGTGGTTACCTCCCTGTTCATAGATACAAATCAACCCAGCATTGCTTGGACTTCACAGAAAAGCTGGAATTAAATGATGGCAACAACCAAGTTGTTCGCTGCATGTGCGACGAACCAGTACTATTGGGTGTTCCCGCCTACAAATGCTTCGTCTCTGAATGCAGTGGCTTCGTCATTCACAAATCATGTTCCGATCTATCTCAGAAGATAAATCACCCTCTGCACCCAAACCATACCCTTTCTCTCAGGTGGTGGCCTTTTAATGAACATTGTGATGTTTGTTGTACATCTCACAATAGCTCTTTCTTTTACTATTGTCATTCGTGTCGTTTCAAACTCGACATCAAATGTGTTAATCGCTTCTCAATTAATCCTAACGACTGTCACAAACACGAATTATTCCCCATTTGGAAGCAGGTCCAGTTCAATTGCGATGCTTGTGGAGAGGAAATCATGGACTTCGCCCGCCTATGTAGTATCTGCCAACTCTTTTTTCACAGAAGATGTGCTGAAATTCCACGCACAGTCAAAATTATGATACACAATCACTTCTTCAACCTCATCTATTCTCCTCATGAAATCAATAAGTGCGATGACATGTTTTGTAGAATCTGCGGCAACAAGGTGAATACAAAGTATGCAGTTTACTCTTGTCAGAAATGTAGTTACCATGTCCACACGGAATGCCTAAGACGTTTTAAGGATAAACACAGGGAATTGCCTGGAACTAGTGAGTTGGTGCCCAACAATTCCGTTGGACGTTCAACTCATTTAATCAAGGCGCTCAATCAAGCAGACGACGAAGGACCTCACCCTGAGGAGATCCAACATTTCAGCCATGATCACAAACTTAAGCTAATCCTCCGCGATGACGAGGTCAATGATGGTAAGCTTTGTAAGGGGTGTACGGAATTCATAATTTCGGCCCCGTTCTACAGCTGTGTTCAATGCCAATTCTTTCTCCATACTCGATGTGCTGAACTTCCCAGAACAATTAAGCAACACCGACTTATCAACTTTATGACGCTCACCCTCCTCCCACGGGCAACTACCAAGAGTGGCGTGTTCTTTTGTGATATTTGTTCTCGTCATCATCGTGGCTTCACCTACAAGTGTGCTGAAGTTGGTTGGCGGTCCTTTGATGTTCAATGTGGTTCAATTCCGGAAACGCTTAAACACGAAGGTCATCAACATCTCTTTTGCCTTGCTGAAGAGTCTCTAAATAGAAAATGCAAAGCTTGTCCCAAGGACAACAGGGAGCATGTATTCGTATGCACCAGTTGCGATTTCATCTTGGGAATCAGATGTGCAAATCTTCCGTTGGTGGCGAAGCATAAATATGATACACATCTCCTCAAGCTCACATACGCTGCTGAGGATGATTCTGAAGAATATTATTGTCTAATTTGCGAAAAAAAAAGAGACCGTATGCACTGGTTCTATTACTGTGAAAAATGCGACTTCACCGCTCACCCTGAATGTGTTATTGGGAACTAGCCATGCATGACAAATGGAAGTACCTACACAAGTGAATATCATCCGCACCCTCTCAAATTTGTCCAGAAGAAGACTAGAGACTTCCCCGAATGTCATGTCTATGGATATGATTTAGATAACGTGGTCCTAAAATGTAGTCAATGTAAATTCAGTGTCCACCATCCTAGACCTTACTTCCCTGATTGTTTGTGGATGCTAAGTGAATCTGAATTTGAATCTAAATTTGAACCTGAACCTAAACTTGAAGCTAAGTGAACAATCAGCTAGGTTGTTTGTGctgctttgttgtttttttttttttttggatgtttGTTCCTTGGTGGTCCTTGCTAATGCTTTCCCTCTTTGTatgttgtttattttaattcaataattgtttattttaagCTTGATTTATCTCTCTTAATCattctttaattatatttgttcacattttaaaagacccaaaatagaaaagataaTTAATCCACCAAGATATATCATTTTAGATACTCCAATCCCCTAAATTGGTagcatttttgttttaattttcctCTTCCAAATTGTTGTTCTTCAATTGCTTTGGTGCGTACCCATCTTTTGTATCAAGATTTCATATGTTCATAAGGATAGCAAAGAATTGGAGGCATCGTTTTTCCCATTCTCATAGCTGATGATGTCCATGTGTTAAATGTAAAACTTAATTGATTGTGGACCTCATGCTGGGCATAAGCAAGGCCCATGACAAGACCCTTGTACATGATGCCACACGTTACTGGGCCAAACTTAGGCTctgtttatttcgacgtaaaatattttctgttgaaaaatgttttaggAGTTTGGCAGGTACCaaaatttacaaatattttttcattcaattatattaacctataaaaatcaatttttattcacaacataaaaatattaaaaatattaacctAAAAATTTAAGTCCCGGCAAAATTTGAGAAAACCGCCTCAAGTAGGCCTATGGCCCA contains:
- the LOC133854526 gene encoding uncharacterized protein LOC133854526, yielding MGFLAFKGKLGYCPASPSTVNVFDRCRSPHGGLHMKNFLQSKKRQADIVTAKEQAQGVYEMEKCMIDGPPTFLPVLQSFVALALELTIGKRGSWECPAFPSTVNVFDRCRSQHGGLHTENFLQSKKRKVDTVTAKEQAQGVYENEKCMIEEKDARDQDSKPQTSCLGTDYREELKKDDEKKVDCRWCGKPIWGSVHKCVECGYLPVHRYKSTQHCLDFTEKLELNDGNNQVVRCMCDEPVLLGVPAYKCFVSECSGFVIHKSCSDLSQKINHPLHPNHTLSLRWWPFNEHCDVCCTSHNSSFFYYCHSCRFKLDIKCVNRFSINPNDCHKHELFPIWKQVQFNCDACGEEIMDFARLCSICQLFFHRRCAEIPRTVKIMIHNHFFNLIYSPHEINKCDDMFCRICGNKVNTKYAVYSCQKCSYHVHTECLRRFKDKHRELPGTSELVPNNSVGRSTHLIKALNQADDEGPHPEEIQHFSHDHKLKLILRDDEVNDGKLCKGCTEFIISAPFYSCVQCQFFLHTRCAELPRTIKQHRLINFMTLTLLPRATTKSGVFFCDICSRHHRGFTYKCAEVGWRSFDVQCGSIPETLKHEGHQHLFCLAEESLNRKCKACPKDNREHVFVCTSCDFILGIRCANLPLVAKHKYDTHLLKLTYAAEDDSEEYYCLICEKKRDRMHWFYYCEKCDFTAHPECVIGN